The region GGGGGTAGGCCACCGGCGCCCGGCGTCATCCTGAGCATCGCCGACCGTTCGGTGGGTTCCGTGGTGACGCAAGCCGAGCCCCTGTTCACCATCGTGCCCGCCGACGTGCCCATGGAAATGGAAGTCGACGTGTTGCCCAAGGACGTGGGGCTGATCCAGGTCGGCGACCTGGTGCGCATCAAACTGGATGCGCTGCCCTTCCAGAAGCACGGCACATCATCGAGGGCCGGGTGCGCCTGATCAGCGAAGACGCAGTGGCCGCCGAGGGCCGTGCCGCCGAGACCGTCTACCGCTCGCGCATCGAGCTCAAGGCGCGCAAGCTACGCGAGGTGCCGGATAGCTTTCGCCTGACGCCGGGCCTCACGGGCAGCGCCGACATCACCGTCGGCAAGCGCCGCATCATCACCTACTTTATCTATCCCCTGGTCCGGGCCTTCGATACAAGCTTCCGCGAGCCCTAGTACTCAGGTGCCCACACGCGTCAAGGTCTGCTGCATGATGAGCCCGGAGGAGGCCCGGCTGGCCGTAGAATGCGGTGCCGATGCCGTCGGTCTGGTCAGTGAGATGCCCAGCGGTGCCGGCGTCATCGGCGACGACCTGGCGGCCGAGATCGCCGCCGGGGTGCCGCCGGGCGTGATGAGCGTGCTGCTGACCAACCGCCAATCGGTCTCCGCCATCGTCGCCCAGCAGCGCGCCGTGGCCGCCAATGCCCTGCAGCTGGTCGACGAACTGCCGGCCGGCGGCCAGGCCGAGCTGCGCCTGGCATTGCCTGGAATTTCGCTGATTCAAGTCGTTCACGTCCGTGGCCCCGAGGCCCTGGACGAAGCCCGCGCCGTGGCGCCTCAGGTCGATGCCGTGCTGCTCGATTCCGGCAATCCCGAACTCGCGGTGAAAGAGCTCGGCGGCACCGGCCGGGTGCACGACTGGGACCTCAGCAGCCGCATCGTGGCGGCGCTGGAGATCCCGGTCTTCCTGGCCGGCGGCCTTCACGCCGGCAACGTCGGCGAAGCCATCGCCCGGGTGCGGCCCTACGGCGTAGACCTCTGCAACGGCGTGCGCACGGCCGGCAAACTCGACGAGGCCAAGCTACGCGCCTTCTTCGCCGCCGTCGCCTTAACCTTCCTTAATTAAGGGGACGCGGACGCTTTTCCGAGCAGCGCCGCCTTGATGGCATGGTCGACGAAGGCGGCCTCGAGGGCGGTGCGGGTGAGGGCGCGTAGCGCCTCGTCGTCGAGGCCGAAGTGGCGGGCGGCGAAATCGTATTCGCGGCCGATGGAGGTGGCGAAGTAGGGCGGGTCGTCGGAATTGAGAGTCACGGCGAGGCCGGCCCGAAGGAGTTCGGGAAAGGGGTGGGCCTCGGGCGAGGCATACATTCCGGTCGCCAGGTTGCTGCCGGGGCAGATCTCGAGCACCAGGCCACGCTCGGCGATCTCGGCCACCAGGGCGGGGTCTTCGCTGGCCCGGACGCCGTGGCCGAGCCGCTTCACGGGCAGCGTCTCGATGGCCTGGCGCACGCTTTCCGGGCCGGCCCATTCGCCGGCGTGGACGGTGCAGGCGAGACCGGCCGCGGCGACGTGGCCGAAGACCCCGGCGAAGGCGCCGGCCGGATAGGCCGCCTCATCGCCGCCCATGCCGAAGCCGACCACCAGGGGGTGGGGCTCGGCCACCACCTGGCCGGCGATCTCCAGGCCGCGTTCGGGACCGAAATGGCGCACGCAGGTGACGATGATGCGGCCCTCGATGCCGCATTCGGCGCGGGCCTCCTCGATACCCGCGGCGATACCCTCGAGATGGTCGCTGTAGCTCATGCCGTTTTGCGCCGCGTGGTCGGGGGACGACATCAGCTCGACGTAGATGGCCCCCTCGGCGGCCGAGCGCACGAGGTAGTCCCGCGTCACCTCGCGGTAGTCGTCCGGCGTACGGATGACGGCGGCGGCGATGTCGTAGAGCTCGAGGAAATCGGGGAAGTCGCGCCAGACGAATTCGCCGTCGGGCCCGAAGCGTTCGGGGGGCAGCGTCATGCCGTGGCGCCGGGCCAGGCGCCGCACCAGTTCCGGCCTGGCCGTGCCCTCGAGGTGAACGTGGAGCTCGGCCTTGGGGATCATGACGCGATGCGCTCGAGGACCAGCGGACCAGGCGGGGCATGGTTACCCAGCGTCACGGCGGCGCGGATCTCCCGGGCCGCCTCCTCGGCGGCGGCCGGGCCGCGGGCATGCACCAGGCAGAGCGGCCGTTCGGGCCCGACTTCGTCGCCCGGGCCGGCCAGGCGCGTGAGGCCGACGCCGTGGTCGATGGCGTCGCCGGCCCGCCGCCGGCCGCCACCCAGCGCGATGATGGCAAGGCCGATGCGGCGCACATCAAGGGCCGCGACAACTCCCGCCTGCTCCGCCAACACCGCCAACTCGTGCTCCGCCAGCGTCACTTGCTCGGGGCGTTCGAGCAGATCGGCAGGGCCGCCAAGCGCCGCCACCATGGCCGCGAAACGCTCGGCCGCGGCGCCGCTCTCGAGGGTTTTTCGCGCCATCTCCCGGCCCTCGCCGACATCCGGCGCCAGGCCGCCGGTCACCAGCAACTCCGCCGTCAGCGCCAGCGTCAGCTCATGGAGGCGCGATTGGCGCTCATCGCCGCGCAGGAAATCGATGGCTTCCCGTACTTCGACGGCGTTGCCGGCGGAGAGCCCCAGGACTTGGTTCATGTCGCTCAAGCGCGCCGTGGTCCTGAGCCCGGCGCCGTTGGCCACCTCGACGATGCTGCGGGCCAGTTCCTCGGCCTGGGCCTCGGTGGCGGCGAAGGCGCCAGAGCCGAACTTAACGTCCATGACCAAACCATCGAGGCCGGCGGCCAGCTTCTTGGAGAGGATCGAGGCGGTGATCAGGGGGATCGATTCGACAGTCGCCGTGACGTCACGGATACCGTAGAGCCGGCGGTCGGCGGGCGCCAGATCAGCGGTCTGGCCGATGATGGCGCAACCGGCGTCGGCCACGACGCGGCGGAAAACCTCGATCGAGGGTGCCGTATCGTAACCCGGGATGCTGTCGAGCTTGTCCAGCGTGCCGCCGGTGTGGCCCAGCCCGCGCCCCGAGATCATCGGCACGCAGCCTCCCGCCGCCGCCACCATGGGGGCCAGCAGAAGCGACACCTTGTCGCCCACGCCGCCTGTCGAGTGCTTGTCGAGAAGTGGGCCGGGCAAAGCCATTCCCGACCACTCGAGCACGCTTCCCGAGTCCCGCATGGCTTCGGTCAGGGCCACCGTTTCGCCCCGCTCGAGGCCCTGAAAGAAGACCGCCATGGCCCAGGCGGCAACTTGACCTTCCGTAATAGAATTATCCGATAACGATTTGATAAAAAAAGAAATTTCGTCTGAGGTTAAGATTTCACCGTTGCGTTTCCTGCGAATGATTTCCTGGGGCAGGAAAGCCCCGCCGCCTTCACTCGCCATAGGGAATCCAGATGTTCTTGACCTGGCTGGCCCGTTCGAGAAATTCCCGGCCCTCGCCCTGGCGGCGCTGGCGCCAATCGCGCCGCCGGGTCTCGATCCAGATGGGCTTGAGGTTGCCGGCGGCCAGGCCTTCGAGCTCGGCCCCCAGTGCGGCCGGGCCGAAGTACCAAAGCGCATCGATCTCGGCATGGGCGGCCAGCACCGGCGCCAAGTCGGCAGGCCGGCCGCTGACGATGTTGACCACCCCGCCGGGTACGTCCGAGGTGTCCAGCACCTGGTATAAATCGGTGGCCGAGAGCGGATGCGGAGCCGAGGGCACCAGGACCACCCGATTGCCGGCCGTCAGCGCCGGGCCCAGCAGCGACACCATGGCCAGCAGGGGCGCCTCTTCGGGGCAGATGATAGCCAGGATGCCGTGGGGCTCGTTGAGCGCCAGCGTCAGGCCGCGCAAGGGCGGCTCGTGCACGGCGCCTTCGAACTTGTCGGCCCAGGCGGCGGCGGCAAACAGGCGCGCCACGGAGGCCTTCACCTCAGCCCGGGCGGCGCGGCGCGAAACCCCGGTCTGGGCGGCAATGCGGCCGGCGAACTCGGCCGCCCGGGCCTCCAGGTTCTCGGCCACGTAATAGATCACCTGGGCTCGGTTGTGGGCCGTGGCGCGGCTCCAGGCAAGCGCCTTGCGGGCGGCCTCGACGGCATCGCGAATGTCCTTGCGGCTGCCGGTGCCGACCTCGCCGAGACGGCGCCCATCAGGCCCGAGAACGGCCTGGCTGTACCCCGAATCGGGCCTTTTTTGCGCCCCGCCGATGTAAAGCTTCGGCGTTCGATCGAGGTCCAGTTCGGGCACCTGGTCCGCTATCTCGACGACTTTCGTTGATTCGACATAGGCCTCGCGGCCTAGATCCCAGTCGGGCCGCAGGTATTCCCCCAGGCCCTCGCGGCCGCCCTCGCGGCCGAATCCCGATTCGCGCCGGCCGCCAAAGCCGCAGGCGGCATCGAAAAGGTTCGTGGCATTGACCCAGACGACGCCGCAAACCAGTTTCGGCGCCACCTCGAGGGCCAGATTGATGCTCTCGCTCCAGACGCTGGCGGCCAGGCCATAGCGCGTGTTGTTGGCCAGTTCGATGGCTTCGCCGGGCGTGCGGAAAGTGGTGGCCACCAGCACCGGGCCGAAGATCTCCTGCTGGGCGATGGTGGCGGCGGGCTGGACGTTGGTAAAAAGCGTCGGCGGAAAGAAGTTGCCGGCCGGGCAGGGCAGGTCGGGCTGCCACATCTCGCCGCCTTCGTCGATGCCGGTTTGCACCAGGTCCCGGATGCGTTCGAGCTGGGCCGGGGCCACGATGGCGCCGATGTCGGTGCCCTTGTCGAGTGGATCGCCGAGGCGCAGCTTATTCATGCGTGTTTTGAGTTTGGCGATGAAAACCTCAGCCACCGATTCCTGGACCAGCAGGCGCGAGCCGGCGCAGCAAACCTGACCCTGGTTGAACCAGATGGCGTCGACCAGGCCTTCGACGGCACTGTCGAGATCGGCATCGTCGAAGACGATGAAGGGCGACTTGCCGCCGAGCTCCAGCGTCAAGCGCTTGCCGGAACCCGCGGTTTTCTCGCGGATCAGGCGGCCCACCTCGGTCGAGCCGGTGAAGGCGATTTTGTCGATGTCCGGATGCTCGACGATCATCTCGCCCACCGCGCCGTCGCCGCTGAC is a window of Alphaproteobacteria bacterium DNA encoding:
- a CDS encoding phosphoribosylanthranilate isomerase — translated: MPTRVKVCCMMSPEEARLAVECGADAVGLVSEMPSGAGVIGDDLAAEIAAGVPPGVMSVLLTNRQSVSAIVAQQRAVAANALQLVDELPAGGQAELRLALPGISLIQVVHVRGPEALDEARAVAPQVDAVLLDSGNPELAVKELGGTGRVHDWDLSSRIVAALEIPVFLAGGLHAGNVGEAIARVRPYGVDLCNGVRTAGKLDEAKLRAFFAAVALTFLN
- a CDS encoding HlyD family efflux transporter periplasmic adaptor subunit codes for the protein LAELADNLLNRVILLRHFALLQANPILTSGLDQFSGGRPPAPGVILSIADRSVGSVVTQAEPLFTIVPADVPMEMEVDVLPKDVGLIQVGDLVRIKLDALPFQKHGTSSRAGCA
- the add gene encoding adenosine deaminase → MIPKAELHVHLEGTARPELVRRLARRHGMTLPPERFGPDGEFVWRDFPDFLELYDIAAAVIRTPDDYREVTRDYLVRSAAEGAIYVELMSSPDHAAQNGMSYSDHLEGIAAGIEEARAECGIEGRIIVTCVRHFGPERGLEIAGQVVAEPHPLVVGFGMGGDEAAYPAGAFAGVFGHVAAAGLACTVHAGEWAGPESVRQAIETLPVKRLGHGVRASEDPALVAEIAERGLVLEICPGSNLATGMYASPEAHPFPELLRAGLAVTLNSDDPPYFATSIGREYDFAARHFGLDDEALRALTRTALEAAFVDHAIKAALLGKASASP
- the deoA gene encoding thymidine phosphorylase, whose amino-acid sequence is MASEGGGAFLPQEIIRRKRNGEILTSDEISFFIKSLSDNSITEGQVAAWAMAVFFQGLERGETVALTEAMRDSGSVLEWSGMALPGPLLDKHSTGGVGDKVSLLLAPMVAAAGGCVPMISGRGLGHTGGTLDKLDSIPGYDTAPSIEVFRRVVADAGCAIIGQTADLAPADRRLYGIRDVTATVESIPLITASILSKKLAAGLDGLVMDVKFGSGAFAATEAQAEELARSIVEVANGAGLRTTARLSDMNQVLGLSAGNAVEVREAIDFLRGDERQSRLHELTLALTAELLVTGGLAPDVGEGREMARKTLESGAAAERFAAMVAALGGPADLLERPEQVTLAEHELAVLAEQAGVVAALDVRRIGLAIIALGGGRRRAGDAIDHGVGLTRLAGPGDEVGPERPLCLVHARGPAAAEEAAREIRAAVTLGNHAPPGPLVLERIAS
- a CDS encoding aldehyde dehydrogenase family protein, with product MSVAEIMQSMDYGPAPEGTKEAEAWLERHGRRFGSFIDGNFGEPGATFASLNPANGEKLAEISQATAADVERAVAAARATQPAWAKPGAGRARPLYALARMVQRQARLLAVLETLDNGKPIRESRDIDVPLVARHFYHHAGWAQLLEDEFPGHQALGVAGQIIPWNFPLLMLAWKLAPALATGNTVVLKPAEYTSLTALLFAELAQRAGLPAGVFNVVSGDGAVGEMIVEHPDIDKIAFTGSTEVGRLIREKTAGSGKRLTLELGGKSPFIVFDDADLDSAVEGLVDAIWFNQGQVCCAGSRLLVQESVAEVFIAKLKTRMNKLRLGDPLDKGTDIGAIVAPAQLERIRDLVQTGIDEGGEMWQPDLPCPAGNFFPPTLFTNVQPAATIAQQEIFGPVLVATTFRTPGEAIELANNTRYGLAASVWSESINLALEVAPKLVCGVVWVNATNLFDAACGFGGRRESGFGREGGREGLGEYLRPDWDLGREAYVESTKVVEIADQVPELDLDRTPKLYIGGAQKRPDSGYSQAVLGPDGRRLGEVGTGSRKDIRDAVEAARKALAWSRATAHNRAQVIYYVAENLEARAAEFAGRIAAQTGVSRRAARAEVKASVARLFAAAAWADKFEGAVHEPPLRGLTLALNEPHGILAIICPEEAPLLAMVSLLGPALTAGNRVVLVPSAPHPLSATDLYQVLDTSDVPGGVVNIVSGRPADLAPVLAAHAEIDALWYFGPAALGAELEGLAAGNLKPIWIETRRRDWRQRRQGEGREFLERASQVKNIWIPYGE